A window of Dickeya zeae NCPPB 2538 contains these coding sequences:
- the infA gene encoding translation initiation factor IF-1 has translation MAKEDNIEMQGTVLDTLPNTMFRVELENGHVVTAHISGKMRKNYIRILTGDKVTVELTPYDLSKGRIVFRSR, from the coding sequence ATGGCCAAAGAAGACAATATTGAAATGCAAGGCACCGTGCTGGATACGCTGCCCAACACCATGTTCCGCGTTGAGCTGGAAAACGGGCACGTGGTTACCGCTCATATCTCCGGTAAAATGCGTAAAAACTATATCCGCATCCTGACGGGTGACAAAGTGACTGTGGAACTGACCCCGTACGACCTGAGCAAAGGCCGCATTGTCTTCCGTAGCCGTTAA
- the cydC gene encoding heme ABC transporter ATP-binding protein/permease CydC, which produces MQVLKPFLALYRRHFFRLGLGIILAILTLLASIGLLTLSGWFLAASALAGLAGLATFNYMLPAAGVRGAAILRTVSRYFERLVSHDATFRVLLHLRVFTFSRILPLSPGGLVRFRQAELLNRLVADVDTLDHLYLRVISPLISALVVIVALAYGLSFLDTSLALTLAAIMMALLVVLPLVFYRAGQPIGTDLTVLRAHYRVQLTTWIQGQAELAVFGALTLFRQQLEMLEQRWFERQRQQAGLSALSQAVLIAASGLTATLLLWLAAGGVGGYSQPGALIALFVFTALAAFETLAPVAGAFQHIGHVVASATRVNQLLTLRPSVTFPTQGPEQVKQVQLTVDNVSFTYPEQNQPALSGVSLTLTPGEHVVLLGRTGCGKSTLLQLLTRAWNCSTGEIRLNDTPLAAWPESTLRDAMSVVPQRVHIFSATLRENLRLAAPSASDEQLSTVLTQVGLEKLLDDQGLNAWLGEGGRQLSGGEQRRIGVARALLHPAPLVLLDEPTEGLDADTEQRILQLLRQHCLGKTLIVITHRLNGLESMDRLFVMDGGKLLEQGSHHSLMALQGRYWQFHQHL; this is translated from the coding sequence ATGCAGGTACTTAAACCCTTTTTGGCGTTGTATCGCCGCCACTTTTTTCGGCTCGGACTGGGCATCATTCTGGCGATTCTTACATTGCTGGCCAGTATCGGTCTGTTAACACTGTCAGGTTGGTTTCTGGCCGCGTCAGCGCTGGCTGGACTGGCCGGATTAGCCACGTTCAACTATATGCTGCCCGCTGCGGGTGTGCGGGGCGCGGCTATCCTGCGTACCGTCAGCCGTTACTTTGAGCGGCTGGTAAGCCACGACGCGACTTTCCGCGTCTTGCTGCATCTTAGGGTGTTCACCTTTAGCCGTATTCTGCCGTTGTCACCTGGTGGGTTGGTTCGTTTTCGCCAGGCAGAACTGCTCAACCGGCTGGTCGCAGACGTAGATACACTGGATCACCTCTACCTGCGCGTCATTTCACCGCTGATCAGCGCACTGGTGGTAATTGTGGCGCTGGCCTATGGGCTTAGCTTTCTGGATACTTCGCTGGCGTTAACGCTGGCAGCCATCATGATGGCGTTGCTGGTGGTGCTACCGTTGGTTTTTTATCGTGCCGGGCAACCTATCGGCACTGATCTGACCGTGTTGCGTGCGCATTACCGGGTACAACTAACGACCTGGATTCAGGGGCAGGCGGAGCTGGCTGTCTTCGGCGCATTGACACTTTTTCGTCAGCAGTTGGAAATGCTGGAACAGCGCTGGTTTGAACGACAGCGCCAACAAGCCGGACTCAGTGCACTGTCGCAAGCTGTCCTGATTGCGGCCAGCGGCCTGACCGCCACCCTGCTGTTATGGCTGGCTGCTGGTGGCGTAGGTGGTTATAGTCAGCCAGGAGCGCTCATTGCGCTATTTGTGTTTACCGCCCTTGCCGCATTCGAAACACTCGCCCCTGTGGCGGGTGCATTTCAACACATCGGCCATGTGGTGGCCTCCGCCACACGGGTTAACCAATTACTGACATTACGCCCATCGGTCACTTTCCCCACCCAGGGGCCTGAACAGGTAAAACAGGTTCAGCTTACGGTGGATAACGTGAGTTTTACCTACCCGGAACAAAACCAACCGGCGCTGAGCGGCGTGTCGCTCACGCTGACACCGGGCGAGCATGTCGTTCTGCTTGGTCGCACAGGCTGTGGTAAGTCGACCTTGTTGCAGTTACTGACCCGGGCCTGGAATTGCAGCACTGGCGAAATTCGCCTGAATGACACGCCGCTTGCGGCATGGCCGGAATCGACATTGCGTGATGCCATGAGCGTAGTGCCACAACGGGTGCATATTTTCAGTGCGACATTGCGGGAAAACCTGCGTCTGGCGGCACCGTCTGCCAGCGACGAGCAGCTCAGCACCGTGCTCACTCAGGTTGGGCTGGAAAAATTGCTGGATGACCAGGGGCTGAACGCCTGGCTGGGCGAAGGGGGACGCCAGCTCTCCGGCGGCGAACAACGCCGTATTGGCGTGGCACGAGCCCTACTCCACCCGGCCCCGTTAGTGTTACTGGATGAACCTACCGAAGGGCTCGATGCCGATACCGAACAGCGTATACTGCAATTGTTGCGGCAACACTGTCTTGGTAAGACCCTGATCGTCATTACCCACCGTCTTAACGGATTGGAAAGCATGGACAGGTTGTTCGTGATGGATGGTGGAAAACTGCTAGAACAGGGGTCACATCACAGCCTGATGGCGCTGCAGGGGCGCTACTGGCAATTTCATCAACACCTGTAG
- the aat gene encoding leucyl/phenylalanyl-tRNA--protein transferase: MLLCELSPFSLQFPDPQTALRDPNGLLAYGGDLSPERVLSAYRQGIFPWFSQDDPILWWCPDPRAVLFPAQFHLSRSMRKFMRRADYRVTLNQAFEAVISACASEREEGTWIGEEIIRTYCQLHSAGVAHSVEVWHGEHLVGGLYGIAQGALFCGESMFSRADNASKYALTTFLQHFVHHGGQLIDCQVLNDHTASLGATDIPRREFLHWLQQLQHKVLLDGCWHPQSLPSPLVGTTSAGDK, translated from the coding sequence ATGCTACTGTGTGAACTCTCCCCGTTCTCACTGCAGTTTCCCGATCCACAAACGGCACTGCGCGACCCTAATGGTCTGCTGGCTTACGGCGGCGACTTGTCGCCAGAACGGGTCTTAAGTGCCTATCGGCAAGGCATTTTCCCGTGGTTTTCTCAGGACGACCCCATTCTATGGTGGTGCCCTGACCCACGGGCGGTGTTGTTTCCGGCGCAATTTCACCTTAGCCGCAGCATGCGGAAATTCATGCGCCGCGCCGATTATCGTGTCACGCTCAATCAGGCGTTTGAGGCCGTGATCTCTGCGTGTGCCAGTGAACGCGAAGAAGGTACCTGGATTGGTGAAGAGATTATTCGTACCTATTGCCAGTTGCATTCGGCAGGTGTGGCCCATTCGGTTGAGGTCTGGCACGGTGAACACCTGGTCGGTGGGTTATACGGCATCGCTCAGGGTGCGCTGTTTTGCGGCGAATCCATGTTCAGCCGGGCGGACAATGCCTCCAAATACGCTCTGACGACGTTTCTGCAGCACTTTGTGCATCACGGCGGCCAATTGATTGACTGTCAGGTACTTAACGACCACACAGCCTCTCTGGGAGCGACAGATATCCCCAGACGCGAGTTTCTGCACTGGCTGCAGCAGTTGCAACATAAGGTCTTACTCGACGGATGCTGGCACCCGCAGTCACTGCCTTCTCCCCTTGTCGGGACGACATCCGCGGGCGATAAATGA